The Camelina sativa cultivar DH55 chromosome 16, Cs, whole genome shotgun sequence sequence TGTACACAATCCCATATCCACCTCTTCCAAGAATGTTCTTCGAGTTGAAATGATTGGTCGCGGATCTAAGCTCTTTGAATGTATACCTCTTCAAGTGTCCTAAACTCACCTCTGGATCATATTGttctgcaagaagaagaaactgttaGTTTTTCCCCGCACAAGATAAAGCAAAGCAGAGAAATTTTCAAGATACCAACCATTAACGTCAAAAAATATTTGCTTGTTACGCCGATATCTCCACCAAAGAAACATTCCActtgtaaagaaaacaaaaaatgctgCACTGAAGCTTGCGGCGAATGCAAGAGCAACGTGATGGCTATTGGTATGAGTTCCTGATTCATCTAAAACAACCAAAGGATTAAGCGAAAAGGTCCCTTGACGCAGAAGAATAATAGGGATCCATGAGAAGCAGACGGCTAATACCTGATGGACCATCTTGTGGAAGTGTGAGAGGCTCAGGAAAGACAGCAGAACAGTTTGAAACAGCTTTTGGGCCACAGATTAACGCATTTCCAATTACCCTTTCgtccaagaaacaaaacaaatacgaTGCTGAATCTTAGTTTCACTTCAATGGATATAGATAAGTTCGTGGAGAACTCTAGTAAAACTTACTTGAAAGTTCTGGCAGAAACTTTTGGTAACGAACCACTAAGATTGTTATATGAAATGTCACTGCACATTAAGAATCAATAACAAATAAGTTACTAAATCTTCTTccaatgtattttattttggacTGTGAACATTAGAAAAAGCAGAGTTTAGACACATACACTAGAGTGAGTCCCTCAATCTTGGATAGAGACTCAGGGCAAGTTCCTGTAAGACTGTTATTATTTAACCGCCTGAAAATGGAAGTGAACAAGAACGGAACAGTGAGACTTGAACTGgaatttttaataaacaaaagaattattgtgaaaCCGTAAAGGAGCACTCACAAGTAATTCAAGTTCTTGAGTTCTCCAAGTGAGGCCGGTATCTCCCCGGTGAATGAATTGTTCGAAAGATCAAGTGTCTGAAGCTTCTCCAACCTCCCAATCGTTTCGGGAATTGGACCAGTGATTGCATTGTTTTGCAACAACCTACACCACAAAACCTTAAGCTCAACAAGAAGCAAAACTTAAGAACAAGAATCAAATCATAGCAGAGACTAAAATAACTTACACAGATTGTAGATGGGTGAGGTTTCCGATTCTAGGAGACAATGTACCAGACAAGCTTTGGCTAGGAAGTCCCCTGTTtagtcaagaaaacaaaacaagtctCAGATATCTCTCGGGTCTTTTTGTCTTGtgtaatagagagagagagagagaagagaagagaagagaagagaagactcACAACATAGAGACATAGCCATCAGTGCAACTAACCATTCTCCAACTACAAGGATCAACAGAATTCACATCCCAATTCTCAAGAACATTGTACGGATCATTCAATTCATTCTTCACAGCCACCAAAGCCGTCACTGCTCATttcagacaaacaaaaaaaagaaagaaacttcagagactGATAGAACAAATCTAACCTCAAAGCTCATATGAATTCTCTTATCCCTAAAGTTGCTTGTTTTTCGAAATTGAATTCTTATCCAAGAAAAAACCTACTAATCCTTATAAATGAACTATCTGCAGGACTGTTCCacagagaaagaagtaaaactAGTGTTGCTATTGGGTACAGTTTGAGATATGAGTCTGGTGAGCATTTAAAGCTGTGACATTTATTATCCactaaagtaaacaaaaataaccCAATCCACtccacacacaaacaaacattcaCCAGAATTTTCGGAACAACTaagaaaaaagatgataaaTTCACAGAGAAAACTCCAATCTGAGATGtctcaaagaagaagactaaccTTCATAGTTTACACCAGTAGGAGAAAGTGTAGCAGAAGAGACATCAAGGAAcaataccaaaaccaaaaaccctaatctccaAATCACCAATCTTACACCATCCATGACCATATATCCCTCTACTTAAAGCAATCACCTTTGgccagggaaaaaaaaaaaaaacacaaagcttCAGTAAACCCACCAActcatctttctctctcccaTATCTAAAAAAGCCTTAGcctttttgtctattttcaGACACAAAAACTACTTTGAGGCAATCTCACTCTTTTTTTCCAGTAATGGAAcctctctcttgtttttgtctCTCAATCCTAATCAAATGGAGTGAATAGAGAAAACCCAAATTGAAAAATGACGTCTTGCAAAACACTCAGCTTTAGGAGAGAGAGAATTTTCGAAAGAAGTATTAAGAGAATGAGTGCTAAACGAGCAGTgacaagagagagagggagagagagggagagagaggagagagagagagaggagagagagagagagagagaagtaatAAAGTAAGAAGAGAGAATTTTCCCGAGAAACCAAGCAAACAAAACCACCAAAGTGCTCTGAAAGTCTGAGAATTTTTTCCTAGAGATCTGAGAAACAAAGGAGCTATTGAGGAGTGATACAATGACTCTTGGTTTTATTTTAATcgtttttgttacttttgtaGTAATTATTGAATAActacttatctctctctctctctataacaTTCTTTCAAATGGTTTGTTTCTAATTTCCGCACCACTCTTACCAAATCATCTAATCTCATCTGCCTACTCTCCCACATTATTCTCACCACCACTagtagaaaaaagaaaataaaaaggaattaaaaagaaaaaaaaaagtaatcaaaagGAAAGGGACCAAACAAGCATAAATCCAAAATGAAAATGCCAAAAAATCCACAAACACACACAGAAAGATACTGACAGaataacaagaaaagaagagacaCTCTGTTTttctacctttttctttttaattatatcaaaaattacTGTGAGGGAAATAAAATAGtacatttttaatatgttttcatgattttcagtttgaattctttttcattgtttttgcaTTCGGACAGGTATTTCAAGAAAACTctttttgatatacaaaaatgtGATTAGATTGAAGAGATGGGtcagagagaaagataaaagaaaaaaacataagtaaGAACAAGGacctttgtctctctctctctcatctttttttttttttttgctttttagaaaaagttacagaggaaaaaaaaaggtcccTTTTGTTGGGCAGATCACGTTCATGGCTCTGTCTCCTATCTTTGTTGGCTTTTTCGGgcttcaattattttttttatccctttttgagttttttttggttacaaagaGAATTATCATTTCTAATatacactttttaaaaagataactTCACTTTACTTTACGAAAATATTAGCGTAGACGATATTGGTTTTATACGAGTTATATTTCACCaagttttatgttttgcatATTTCACCAAGTATCATGTTTTGCCTACTCGGGATGGCTAATTTTGCTGGTAAGAAGAACTTGGGAGGACTAATTTTTGGGTAAGAACGTGGGATAGTAATAGATATTGCGATCTCCTTTCACCCGActcgatgaaaaaaaaatataccagaGGCCAGAgctataagtaaaaaaaatgggcCATGCATGGTCAATAGATGAATGGGCTATgctcaataaaattaaaaaatggtcCAAAATTGATGAGCCATGTCTAAATCCGGATTTGTCAAAGACTATGATCAAAGGCCACTTCTACATCGAGTCTGAATCGgatgcatttttttgttttcgaattAACCGAATGTGTCTCATACTCACAACATTGGTATAACTCTAGATGAGCCAATCTGCATATTGGTATAACACATTACGTTCGAGTAAATTGTATTTCATGGTATATTAGAGCTTTACAATTCTTCAACAATACATGTGTAAtctcttatcatataaataaaataaatgcaGTAATTACGACCTCATAATATATCTTCTTCAGTAGAAGATTTAGTTAACATTCTTGTGGTAGAGAAACGTcaagaaatgagagaaaaaaagagttataaAAGTCATGATGAAAAGCCTTCCGTAAGCTTCACACTCACATCCTCGACATGGTCTAGAAAAGTGTAAAGGAGGGAATAAAGCTTAAAAGCTTCCAATCCTTGTATTTCGACTCTTCTGATTGTGTTCCTCTCGGTATTGTAGTAGAAAACGTAGAAAGGCGTGGATTGATAGGCAAATGAAAACACAATTTCGTTTGTCCGAGTCACTCCAACAACGCGTAAAAGTGCGTCTTCCCCTCCAACAATATTATACATATGCGTCGACCACTCATGCTTTTCCGCATCTTCTAGAACCCACAACCAAATACGTGTACTTCCTCTATGGATATAATCACCACAGTTTTGTTGAGGCCCAAGTAAACCTAGTTTACCATTGTAGTTTATCAGAGGTTTACAATAATGTGATTCAGTGACAGGGTCTGTGTTTTTGACAAATCTGAACTTCTCCGACCTAAAATCAAAGAGAATGATTATGAAATCCCTTGAAGACTTCTTGAGCGCTGGATAATACATAATACCATCGATGCATACATGGTTATAATCATGGTAAACAGAATGGGGTATGCAACATTCGATTCTTCTCCATAATAGTTCTCCACCAGTTTCTAATGTCAGAAATTGATGCTCCTCGGAGCTTTTCATTCCATAGCTCTTCTTCCACGTCATGGACAATACcttgtattgtttgtttatagGCTCATACCCTAAATCGCTTCTCATTCCAATCCTC is a genomic window containing:
- the LOC104752747 gene encoding protein NSP-INTERACTING KINASE 3-like isoform X2 gives rise to the protein MVMDGVRLVIWRLGFLVLVLFLDVSSATLSPTGVNYEVTALVAVKNELNDPYNVLENWDVNSVDPCSWRMVSCTDGYVSMLGLPSQSLSGTLSPRIGNLTHLQSVLLQNNAITGPIPETIGRLEKLQTLDLSNNSFTGEIPASLGELKNLNYLRLNNNSLTGTCPESLSKIEGLTLVDISYNNLSGSLPKVSARTFKVIGNALICGPKAVSNCSAVFPEPLTLPQDGPSGTHTNSHHVALAFAASFSAAFFVFFTSGMFLWWRYRRNKQIFFDVNEQYDPEVSLGHLKRYTFKELRSATNHFNSKNILGRGGYGIVYKGHLSDGSLVAVKRLKDCNIAGGEVQFQTEVETISLALHRNLLRLRGFCSSNQERILVYPYMPNGSVASRLKDNIRGEPALDWSRRKKIAVGTARGLVYLHEQCDPKIIHRDVKAANILLDEDFEAVVGDFGLAKLLDHRDSHVTTAVRGTVGHIAPEYLSTGQSSEKTDVFGFGILLLELITGQKALDFGRSSHQKGVMLDWVTKLHQEGKLKQLIDKELNDKFDRVELEEIVQVALLCTQFNPSHRPKMSEVMKMLEGDGLAERWEATQNGTGESQPPPLPPGMMSSSPRVRYYSDYIQESSLVVEAIELSGPR
- the LOC104752747 gene encoding protein NSP-INTERACTING KINASE 3-like isoform X1, yielding MVMDGVRLVIWRLGFLVLVLFLDVSSATLSPTGVNYEVTALVAVKNELNDPYNVLENWDVNSVDPCSWRMVSCTDGYVSMLGLPSQSLSGTLSPRIGNLTHLQSVLLQNNAITGPIPETIGRLEKLQTLDLSNNSFTGEIPASLGELKNLNYLRLNNNSLTGTCPESLSKIEGLTLVDISYNNLSGSLPKVSARTFKVIGNALICGPKAVSNCSAVFPEPLTLPQDGPSDESGTHTNSHHVALAFAASFSAAFFVFFTSGMFLWWRYRRNKQIFFDVNEQYDPEVSLGHLKRYTFKELRSATNHFNSKNILGRGGYGIVYKGHLSDGSLVAVKRLKDCNIAGGEVQFQTEVETISLALHRNLLRLRGFCSSNQERILVYPYMPNGSVASRLKDNIRGEPALDWSRRKKIAVGTARGLVYLHEQCDPKIIHRDVKAANILLDEDFEAVVGDFGLAKLLDHRDSHVTTAVRGTVGHIAPEYLSTGQSSEKTDVFGFGILLLELITGQKALDFGRSSHQKGVMLDWVTKLHQEGKLKQLIDKELNDKFDRVELEEIVQVALLCTQFNPSHRPKMSEVMKMLEGDGLAERWEATQNGTGESQPPPLPPGMMSSSPRVRYYSDYIQESSLVVEAIELSGPR